From one Tsukamurella tyrosinosolvens genomic stretch:
- a CDS encoding metallophosphoesterase family protein — MRVLAVSDEEVPGLALASSTLRPDLILGAGDLPGAYLESLVDRYEVPCVFVPGNHDPDHSGYRRTRGGFVRGGVPCEPPGPRGGVNADGRVVTVEGLTVAGLGGSVRYRGGPNQWTQAQATRRAWRVRFAAGRRPVDVVLAHSPARGVGDGEDGPHRGLAALGGLVETLRPQVFVHGHVHPFGRPGPDHEIDGVPVLNTVGYTYFEITPGSPGTYRVKERRRGA; from the coding sequence GTGCGGGTGCTCGCCGTCAGCGACGAGGAGGTTCCGGGCCTGGCCCTGGCCTCGTCGACACTGCGCCCCGACCTGATCCTGGGGGCGGGCGACCTGCCCGGTGCGTACCTGGAGTCGCTCGTCGACCGCTACGAGGTGCCCTGCGTCTTCGTGCCCGGCAACCACGATCCCGACCACTCCGGGTACCGGCGGACCCGCGGCGGATTCGTCCGCGGCGGGGTGCCGTGCGAGCCGCCCGGGCCGCGTGGCGGGGTGAACGCCGACGGCCGCGTCGTCACCGTCGAGGGCCTGACGGTGGCGGGCCTCGGCGGCTCCGTCCGGTACCGCGGCGGGCCGAACCAGTGGACGCAGGCGCAGGCCACGCGCCGGGCCTGGCGGGTACGGTTCGCGGCGGGCCGGCGGCCGGTCGACGTGGTGCTCGCGCACTCGCCCGCACGGGGCGTCGGCGACGGGGAGGACGGCCCGCACCGGGGTCTCGCGGCGCTCGGCGGGCTGGTCGAGACGCTGCGGCCGCAGGTGTTCGTGCACGGGCACGTGCACCCGTTCGGCCGCCCGGGACCGGACCACGAGATCGACGGCGTGCCCGTGCTGAACACCGTCGGATACACGTACTTCGAGATCACTCCGGGGAGCCCCGGAACCTACCGCGTGAAGGAGCGACGTCGTGGCGCGTGA
- a CDS encoding ABC transporter ATP-binding protein — protein sequence MADIVLDHVKKTYPDGSTAVSDINLQIADGEFVILVGPSGCGKSTTLNMIAGLEDISSGELRIGGERVNERAPKDRDIAMVFQSYALYPHMTVRENIAFPLKLAKLPKDQINAAVEDAARTLDLTQHLDRRPSQLSGGQRQRVAMGRAIVRSPKAFLMDEPLSNLDAKLRVQMRTEVSRLQKRLGTTMVYVTHDQTEAMTLGDRVVVLKSGDVQQIGAPQELYDRPNNLFVAGFIGSPAMNFVPGRLTSVGIDTALGEILLLDAPQLAEKASAAGNKTGDVVVGIRPEHFEDARLLDPNQRVGGLTFRARVDVLESMGSDKFIHFAVPADDARTDVLGDLRAGQQQAPPAGVDEIVARLSADSNAARGAEVDLFYDPTKIAVFDAATGRNLAL from the coding sequence ATGGCCGACATCGTCCTGGACCACGTCAAGAAGACCTACCCCGACGGCTCCACCGCCGTCAGCGACATCAACCTGCAGATCGCCGACGGCGAGTTCGTGATCCTGGTGGGCCCGTCGGGCTGCGGCAAGTCCACCACGCTGAACATGATCGCCGGCCTGGAGGACATCTCCTCGGGCGAGCTGCGGATCGGCGGCGAGCGGGTCAACGAGCGGGCCCCGAAGGACCGCGACATCGCGATGGTCTTCCAGTCCTACGCGCTGTACCCGCACATGACGGTGCGCGAGAACATCGCCTTCCCGCTCAAGCTGGCGAAGCTGCCCAAGGACCAGATCAACGCGGCCGTCGAGGACGCCGCCCGCACACTGGATCTCACGCAGCACCTCGACCGCCGGCCGTCGCAGCTCTCGGGCGGCCAGCGGCAGCGCGTGGCGATGGGCCGCGCGATCGTGCGCAGCCCCAAGGCCTTCCTCATGGACGAGCCGCTGTCGAACCTCGACGCGAAGCTGCGCGTGCAGATGCGCACCGAGGTCTCCCGGCTGCAGAAGCGCCTCGGCACCACCATGGTCTACGTGACGCACGACCAGACCGAGGCCATGACCCTCGGCGACCGCGTCGTGGTGCTCAAGAGCGGCGATGTGCAGCAGATCGGCGCCCCGCAGGAGCTCTACGACCGCCCGAACAACCTGTTCGTCGCCGGCTTCATCGGCTCCCCGGCGATGAACTTCGTGCCCGGCCGCCTCACCTCCGTGGGCATCGACACCGCGCTCGGTGAGATCCTGCTGCTCGACGCGCCGCAGCTGGCCGAGAAGGCCTCCGCCGCCGGCAACAAGACCGGCGACGTCGTGGTCGGCATCCGCCCCGAACACTTCGAGGACGCCCGCCTACTCGACCCGAACCAGCGCGTCGGCGGCCTCACCTTCCGCGCCCGGGTCGACGTCCTCGAATCGATGGGCTCGGACAAGTTCATCCACTTCGCCGTCCCGGCCGACGACGCCCGCACGGACGTCCTCGGCGACCTCCGGGCGGGCCAGCAGCAGGCGCCGCCCGCTGGGGTCGATGAGATCGTGGCGCGTCTGTCCGCCGATTCGAACGCCGCCCGCGGCGCCGAGGTGGACCTGTTCTACGACCCGACGAAGATCGCGGTCTTCGACGCCGCGACCGGGCGCAACCTGGCTCTCTAG
- a CDS encoding chromosome partitioning protein ParB → MARDTGFPDEDARTDFERSRRRANIARLASWVRGQPGDVTEVLPYDEVVSALGFVSERPLGLQVVPVAQIVGSVDRTRDFDRYFRPRSPALRARWQRLAAAQRRGEAMPPVELKKVGDLYFVVDGHHRVSIAFARGFATIDADVTEVVTRIGSGGIAVRSDLLLKDHRRLFLERVPLEGAARERIRFTNAWDYSVLAESVEAWGFRLIQDAGEYLSRAVVAGRWYEEEFAPVIEMARAAGIMQSSTDAEVYLFVACERYRLVRKHVWTPEIIHEVSAQNPPWQPGKFF, encoded by the coding sequence GTGGCGCGTGACACCGGCTTCCCCGACGAGGACGCCCGCACCGACTTCGAGCGGTCCCGGCGCCGGGCCAACATCGCCCGCCTCGCGTCGTGGGTGCGCGGCCAGCCCGGCGACGTCACCGAGGTACTGCCCTACGACGAGGTCGTCTCGGCGCTCGGCTTCGTGTCCGAGCGGCCGTTGGGGCTCCAGGTGGTGCCCGTCGCACAGATCGTGGGCAGCGTCGACCGCACCCGCGACTTCGACCGCTATTTCCGGCCCCGCTCGCCCGCACTGCGGGCCCGCTGGCAGCGGCTGGCGGCGGCGCAGCGTCGCGGTGAGGCGATGCCGCCCGTCGAGCTGAAGAAGGTCGGCGACCTGTACTTCGTGGTCGACGGCCATCACCGGGTGTCGATCGCCTTCGCCCGTGGCTTCGCCACCATCGACGCCGATGTCACCGAGGTGGTCACGAGGATCGGCTCGGGCGGCATCGCGGTCCGTTCCGACCTGCTGCTCAAGGATCACCGGCGGTTGTTCCTGGAGCGGGTGCCGTTGGAGGGCGCCGCGCGGGAGCGGATCCGGTTCACGAACGCCTGGGACTACTCGGTGCTCGCGGAATCGGTGGAGGCCTGGGGCTTCCGGCTGATCCAGGACGCGGGGGAGTACCTCTCCCGGGCGGTCGTCGCCGGCCGCTGGTACGAGGAGGAGTTCGCGCCCGTCATCGAGATGGCGCGGGCCGCCGGGATCATGCAGTCCTCCACCGACGCCGAGGTGTACCTGTTCGTCGCCTGCGAGCGGTACAGGCTGGTGCGCAAGCACGTCTGGACGCCCGAGATCATCCACGAGGTCTCCGCGCAGAACCCGCCCTGGCAACCGGGCAAGTTCTTCTAG